From Alteromonas australica, one genomic window encodes:
- a CDS encoding NADP-dependent isocitrate dehydrogenase, protein MTKSTIIYTKTDEAPMLATYSLLPIIKKFAAAADIDVELSDISLAARVLANFPEYLSDEQKVPDALAELGEMTQDPNVNIIKLPNISASIPQLRATIKELNDKGFNVPAFPDSPKTDEEKDIRERYGKVLGSAVNPVLREGNSDRRAPTAVKNYARKHPHSMGEWSQASRSHVAHMRGGDFYSAEKSVTVEKDGYVSIEFTGKDGSKKTLKPRVDLLAGEVIDGMFMSKKALCAFFEEQIEDAKNTGVLFSLHVKATMMKVSHPIVFGHCVKVFYKDLFNKWGDLFEELGVNPNNGLGSVYDKIATLPESQRSEIEKDINACYADRPPMAMVNSDKGISNLHVPSDVIVDASMPAMIRNSGQMWGPDGKAHDTKAVIPESTYATIYQEVINFCKTHGAFDPTTMGTVPNVGLMAQKAEEYGSHDKTFELEADGTVSIVDQDGNVLISHEVEEGDIWRMCQVKDAPIQDWVKLAVTRARQSGMPAVFWLDDERAHDAQLITKVETYLKDHDTSGLNIQIMSPVRAIRYSMERAIRGLDTISVTGNVLRDYLTDLFPILELGTSAKMLSIVPLMAGGGLYETGAGGSAPKHVQQFVEEGHLRWDSLGEFLALAVSLEDVAIKHKNAKAKIIASALDKATEKLLNNGKSPLRKAGQLDNRGSHVYLGLYWAEEVANQTEDADLAAQFKPVYEELSAKIDDIIAEIDATQGKAQEIGGYYYPDEDKLFATMSPSATLKSILDA, encoded by the coding sequence ATGACCAAGTCTACGATCATCTATACGAAGACGGATGAAGCGCCAATGTTGGCAACTTATTCGTTGCTTCCCATTATTAAGAAGTTTGCAGCAGCTGCAGACATCGATGTTGAGTTGAGCGACATCTCTTTAGCTGCTCGCGTTCTGGCAAATTTCCCAGAGTATCTCTCTGACGAACAAAAAGTACCAGACGCATTAGCCGAACTTGGCGAGATGACACAAGACCCTAATGTAAACATCATCAAACTCCCTAATATCAGCGCCTCAATTCCTCAGCTTCGTGCAACGATTAAAGAACTTAATGATAAAGGCTTTAACGTTCCAGCATTTCCTGATTCGCCAAAAACTGACGAAGAGAAAGACATTCGTGAGCGTTATGGAAAGGTTCTTGGTAGTGCAGTGAACCCTGTTCTACGTGAAGGCAACTCTGACCGCCGTGCGCCTACTGCGGTTAAAAACTATGCGCGCAAGCACCCGCATTCAATGGGAGAGTGGTCACAAGCATCTCGCTCTCACGTTGCACATATGCGTGGTGGCGACTTCTACTCAGCTGAAAAATCAGTCACGGTAGAAAAAGACGGTTATGTGAGCATTGAATTCACGGGTAAAGATGGCAGCAAAAAAACGCTTAAACCTCGTGTTGACTTGCTAGCGGGTGAAGTTATTGATGGTATGTTCATGAGCAAGAAAGCACTTTGTGCCTTCTTTGAAGAACAAATTGAAGATGCCAAGAACACAGGTGTGCTTTTCTCACTTCACGTTAAAGCCACAATGATGAAGGTTTCTCACCCCATTGTATTTGGTCACTGCGTAAAAGTATTTTATAAAGACCTATTTAACAAATGGGGCGACCTGTTTGAAGAGCTTGGCGTTAACCCTAACAATGGTTTAGGCAGCGTATACGATAAAATAGCTACGCTTCCTGAAAGCCAGCGTTCAGAAATTGAAAAAGACATCAACGCTTGTTACGCCGATCGCCCACCCATGGCCATGGTAAATTCTGATAAGGGTATATCTAATCTGCACGTACCGAGTGACGTTATTGTTGATGCTTCTATGCCTGCAATGATCCGTAACTCTGGTCAAATGTGGGGGCCAGATGGTAAGGCTCACGATACTAAAGCGGTTATTCCAGAAAGTACTTACGCCACTATTTATCAAGAAGTGATTAACTTCTGTAAAACCCACGGTGCATTTGACCCAACAACCATGGGTACGGTACCTAACGTAGGTTTGATGGCGCAAAAAGCGGAAGAGTACGGCTCACACGATAAAACATTTGAGCTAGAAGCCGATGGTACTGTCTCTATTGTGGATCAAGACGGTAACGTTCTTATTTCTCATGAAGTTGAAGAAGGTGATATCTGGCGTATGTGTCAGGTGAAAGATGCACCTATTCAAGATTGGGTTAAGTTGGCCGTAACCCGTGCCCGTCAATCAGGCATGCCAGCGGTATTCTGGCTTGACGATGAGCGTGCTCACGATGCACAGCTTATTACGAAGGTTGAAACCTACCTTAAAGATCACGACACCAGTGGTTTGAATATTCAAATTATGTCGCCAGTTCGTGCTATACGCTACAGCATGGAGCGCGCTATTCGTGGCCTAGACACTATTTCTGTCACCGGTAACGTTCTACGTGATTACCTGACCGATTTGTTCCCAATTTTAGAACTGGGTACCAGTGCTAAAATGCTATCCATTGTGCCACTAATGGCCGGTGGTGGTCTGTACGAAACAGGGGCGGGCGGTTCTGCACCTAAGCACGTACAGCAGTTTGTTGAAGAGGGTCATTTACGTTGGGACTCACTCGGTGAGTTCTTGGCGTTAGCAGTGTCACTTGAAGATGTGGCGATTAAACACAAAAATGCGAAAGCGAAAATTATTGCGAGTGCATTAGACAAAGCGACTGAAAAACTGCTTAACAACGGTAAATCTCCATTGCGTAAAGCAGGCCAGTTAGATAACCGTGGTAGCCATGTTTACCTAGGCTTGTACTGGGCAGAAGAAGTGGCGAATCAAACTGAAGATGCAGATTTAGCGGCGCAGTTTAAGCCGGTCTACGAAGAATTATCGGCTAAAATTGATGACATCATTGCTGAAATTGATGCAACGCAAGGTAAAGCGCAAGAAATTGGTGGTTACTATTACCCTGATGAAGACAAGTTGTTTGCAACTATGTCACCTAGCGCTACCCTGAAATCAATTCTTGACGCGTAA
- a CDS encoding SprT family zinc-dependent metalloprotease codes for MASKDLTAAHIHAIEQCVADLYQRAEAYFARTFPRPTLSFRRSGRNAGTAFLQQNRINLNPILYKENQAAFLTDVIAHEISHLLVWQLFGKVAPHGIQWQTIMVKVFNVPPNTTHQFNVSDVVGETFSYRCQCSEHALSVRRHKKIERGAQYRCKRCGETLTAI; via the coding sequence ATAGCAAGTAAAGATCTAACAGCGGCACACATTCATGCTATAGAACAATGTGTCGCTGACTTGTATCAGCGGGCAGAAGCCTATTTTGCCCGCACATTCCCCCGCCCTACGCTTTCTTTTAGACGTTCAGGAAGAAACGCAGGCACCGCGTTTTTACAGCAAAATAGAATTAACCTAAACCCTATACTGTACAAAGAAAATCAGGCCGCCTTTCTTACTGATGTTATTGCACATGAGATTAGTCACCTGTTGGTTTGGCAACTATTTGGGAAGGTGGCGCCGCACGGCATTCAATGGCAAACCATTATGGTAAAGGTGTTTAATGTGCCGCCGAATACAACCCATCAATTTAATGTCAGCGACGTCGTGGGTGAGACGTTCTCATACCGGTGTCAGTGTAGTGAGCATGCGTTGTCTGTACGCCGCCACAAAAAAATTGAGCGCGGCGCACAATATCGATGCAAACGTTGCGGTGAAACACTCACTGCGATTTAA
- the clpA gene encoding ATP-dependent Clp protease ATP-binding subunit ClpA, with translation MLNKELEQTLNNAFVFAREHRHEFMTVEHLLLALLDNSAAREALHACGADIEAIKSELIAFVKDTTPLILDDQLNERETQPTLGFQRVLQRAVFHVQSSGKDEVTGANVLVAIFSEQESQAVFILKKSDVTRLDVVNFISHGVSKSDDEAPVNSDSLEEGESTDDSGSALSKYSTDLNKHAKEGKIDPLIGRDLEVERTIQILCRRRKNNPLLVGEAGVGKTAIAEGLAYRIVNNDVPDVIAESTVYSLDLGGLLAGTKYRGDFEKRLKAILKELSKDEHAILFIDEIHTIIGAGAASGGVMDASNLLKPKLSSGELRCIGSTTYQEYQGIFEKDRALARRFQKVDVTEPSVSDTTKILLGLKSRYEEHHNVRFTQKAIQAAAELSAKYINERHLPDKAIDVMDEAGASQRLLPQSKRKKTINVADIEQIIAKMARIPEKSVSASDKEVLKNLGRNLKMVVFGQDKAIETLNDAILLSRSGLGAEEKPIGSFLFAGPTGVGKTEVTQQLAKIMGVELVRFDMSEYMERHAVSRLIGAPPGYVGFDQGGLLTDAVIKNPYSVVLLDEIEKAHSDIYNILLQVMDHGTLTDNNGRKVDFRNVVLVMTTNAGVQETVRKSIGFKQQDHSHDALSEINKVFTPEFRNRLDGIIWFNHLDSEIILQVVDKFIIELQAQLDVKGVSLEVSSEARAYLAEKGYDKSMGARPMSRLIKEELKKELANELLFGELTKGGNVKVDLDNDKLRFDYSGVDAVKEEAEPS, from the coding sequence ATGTTAAATAAAGAATTAGAGCAGACGTTAAACAATGCGTTTGTATTTGCTAGAGAGCACCGTCACGAGTTTATGACGGTAGAGCACCTGTTGCTGGCACTGTTAGATAACTCTGCTGCTCGCGAAGCGTTGCATGCTTGTGGTGCAGACATTGAAGCAATAAAGAGCGAATTAATCGCTTTCGTGAAAGATACTACCCCGTTGATTCTTGATGATCAGCTTAACGAAAGAGAAACTCAACCGACTTTAGGATTTCAACGTGTCCTGCAGCGGGCAGTCTTTCACGTGCAATCATCGGGCAAAGATGAAGTTACCGGTGCCAATGTGCTTGTGGCTATTTTTAGCGAACAAGAATCTCAGGCTGTATTCATCCTCAAGAAATCTGATGTGACTCGCTTAGATGTTGTGAACTTTATCAGCCATGGTGTGAGTAAGTCTGATGACGAAGCACCGGTAAATTCAGACTCGTTGGAAGAAGGCGAGTCTACAGATGACAGCGGTTCTGCGCTCAGCAAGTACTCAACAGACTTAAACAAGCACGCGAAAGAAGGGAAAATCGACCCGCTTATCGGTCGAGACCTGGAAGTTGAGCGTACGATTCAGATTTTATGTCGCCGACGCAAGAACAACCCATTATTGGTGGGGGAAGCTGGCGTGGGTAAAACAGCGATTGCTGAAGGTTTAGCTTATCGTATTGTGAATAACGATGTGCCAGACGTCATTGCTGAAAGTACAGTTTACTCTTTGGACTTAGGCGGATTATTGGCGGGTACCAAATACCGTGGTGATTTTGAGAAGCGTCTAAAAGCGATTCTGAAAGAGCTGTCGAAAGACGAGCACGCCATATTATTCATTGATGAGATTCATACCATCATTGGAGCTGGGGCAGCGTCAGGCGGGGTGATGGACGCGTCTAACTTGCTTAAGCCTAAATTATCCAGTGGTGAGTTACGCTGCATTGGCTCAACCACCTATCAGGAATACCAAGGTATCTTTGAGAAAGATCGCGCGCTGGCACGCCGCTTCCAAAAAGTGGATGTGACTGAGCCGAGTGTGAGTGATACAACTAAGATATTACTTGGTCTGAAAAGCCGTTATGAAGAGCACCATAATGTGCGCTTTACGCAAAAAGCGATTCAAGCGGCGGCAGAGCTTTCGGCTAAATACATTAACGAACGCCATTTACCTGATAAAGCCATTGATGTGATGGATGAGGCAGGGGCTAGTCAACGGTTGTTGCCACAGTCTAAGCGTAAGAAAACCATTAACGTGGCAGATATCGAACAGATTATTGCCAAAATGGCGCGTATCCCTGAGAAGTCGGTATCAGCGTCTGACAAAGAAGTTCTTAAAAACCTAGGGCGTAACCTTAAGATGGTCGTGTTTGGCCAAGACAAAGCCATAGAGACGCTAAACGACGCTATTCTATTGTCTCGTTCTGGTCTAGGCGCTGAAGAAAAGCCCATTGGTAGCTTTTTGTTTGCAGGCCCAACCGGGGTAGGTAAGACGGAAGTGACCCAACAATTGGCCAAAATAATGGGTGTGGAGCTTGTACGCTTCGACATGTCGGAGTACATGGAGCGCCATGCTGTTAGCCGCTTGATAGGTGCACCTCCAGGTTATGTGGGGTTCGATCAAGGCGGTTTACTAACCGATGCTGTCATTAAAAATCCGTATTCGGTGGTGCTGCTTGATGAAATTGAAAAAGCCCACAGTGATATTTACAACATTCTATTGCAAGTGATGGATCACGGTACGTTAACCGACAATAACGGCCGTAAGGTCGATTTTAGAAATGTGGTATTGGTGATGACAACCAACGCGGGTGTTCAGGAAACTGTGCGTAAATCCATTGGCTTTAAGCAACAGGATCATAGTCACGATGCACTTTCTGAAATTAATAAAGTGTTTACCCCTGAATTTAGAAACCGTTTAGATGGCATTATTTGGTTTAATCATCTTGATTCTGAAATCATCTTACAGGTGGTTGATAAGTTTATTATTGAGTTACAGGCTCAGTTAGACGTAAAAGGTGTATCACTGGAAGTGTCTTCTGAAGCACGGGCTTATCTTGCGGAGAAAGGTTACGACAAGTCTATGGGGGCTAGACCCATGTCTAGGCTAATTAAAGAAGAGCTTAAGAAAGAGTTGGCTAACGAACTTCTGTTTGGTGAATTAACCAAAGGCGGTAACGTTAAAGTTGATTTAGACAACGATAAGCTGCGTTTTGATTATTCTGGCGTCGATGCGGTAAAAGAAGAAGCAGAGCCGAGTTAA
- the clpS gene encoding ATP-dependent Clp protease adapter ClpS: MSKDNTIDIEKEKQKDAQRKTPQPPPMYKVLLNNDDYTPMDFVIEVLMHFFNMDAEKANQLMLTVHYQGKAVCGIFTAEIAETKVMQVNQYARKQGHPLMCTMEPA, from the coding sequence ATGAGTAAAGACAACACAATTGACATCGAAAAGGAAAAGCAAAAAGACGCGCAGCGAAAAACACCGCAGCCGCCGCCTATGTATAAGGTGTTGTTGAACAATGACGACTACACCCCCATGGACTTTGTCATTGAAGTGCTCATGCATTTTTTCAATATGGATGCTGAGAAAGCCAATCAACTTATGCTTACGGTTCATTATCAAGGAAAAGCCGTTTGTGGCATATTCACTGCAGAGATTGCAGAGACAAAGGTAATGCAAGTCAACCAATATGCACGAAAGCAAGGTCATCCACTGATGTGTACTATGGAGCCGGCGTAA
- a CDS encoding arginyltransferase has translation MKFGITQIFGCSYLPDEREQLLVYADSTEQLALRYGQLIQVGFRRSGEQIYRPHCPDCNACQSVRIPVDAFTPSRSQKRVKKRNAHLSIKCAYTQNHQYYPLYEKYINERHTDGSMYPPSKTQFESFILCDWKKPLFIEAYDGDKLVAVAVTDVVENGAQHRALSALYTFYDPDYTSDSLGTWMILSQIAQAQQDGYEFLYLGYYVKNCQKMSYKHQFYPYEQFLGNNWTRFDKNPA, from the coding sequence GTGAAATTTGGTATTACCCAAATATTTGGGTGTAGTTACCTGCCAGACGAACGTGAACAACTATTGGTGTATGCAGACAGCACCGAGCAATTAGCCTTGCGCTATGGTCAACTTATACAGGTTGGCTTTAGACGTAGTGGTGAGCAAATATATCGCCCTCACTGCCCAGATTGTAATGCCTGTCAATCGGTGCGAATTCCCGTTGATGCATTTACACCCTCACGCAGCCAAAAACGGGTTAAAAAGCGTAATGCTCACCTTTCTATTAAATGTGCGTACACGCAAAATCATCAATACTATCCATTGTACGAAAAGTACATTAATGAGAGGCACACCGATGGCAGTATGTATCCGCCATCAAAAACCCAATTTGAAAGCTTTATATTATGTGATTGGAAAAAGCCCCTCTTTATTGAAGCCTACGATGGTGACAAGTTAGTCGCCGTGGCGGTGACCGATGTGGTTGAAAATGGTGCTCAGCACAGAGCACTTTCTGCCTTGTACACATTTTATGACCCCGACTATACGTCAGATTCCCTGGGTACCTGGATGATTTTAAGCCAAATAGCCCAGGCGCAACAGGACGGCTACGAATTTCTGTACCTTGGTTATTACGTAAAAAATTGCCAAAAAATGTCATACAAACACCAGTTTTATCCCTATGAGCAGTTTCTTGGCAACAATTGGACCCGTTTTGATAAAAATCCTGCGTAA
- the trxB gene encoding thioredoxin-disulfide reductase — protein MAESRHVRLLILGSGPAGYSAAVYAARANLEPVLLTGIQQGGQLTTTTEVENWPGDPEGLTGPDLMVRMQKHAEKFDTEIIFDHINKTDLTTRPYTLYGDNGTYTCDALIIATGASAKYLGMESEQAFMGKGVSACATCDGFFYRNQKVAVVGGGNTAVEEALYLSNIASEVHVIHRRDTFRSEKILEQRLRDKAENGNVVLHLNRQLDEVLGDEMGVTQIRIKDSQGDATETLDVMGLFIAIGHKPNTDIFEGQLEMKDGYIVVNSGTNGNATQTSVPGVFAAGDVSDHIYRQAITSAGTGCMAALDAEKFLDGTMPEQG, from the coding sequence ATGGCAGAAAGTAGACACGTTCGTCTTCTTATTTTAGGTTCAGGCCCGGCTGGCTATTCCGCTGCGGTATATGCAGCGCGCGCTAATCTAGAACCAGTTCTTCTTACGGGTATCCAACAAGGCGGACAATTGACCACCACGACCGAAGTTGAAAACTGGCCGGGTGATCCTGAAGGTCTTACTGGCCCCGATTTAATGGTGCGCATGCAAAAACATGCAGAAAAATTTGATACCGAGATCATTTTTGACCATATCAACAAAACCGATTTAACCACACGCCCTTATACCTTATATGGCGACAATGGCACTTACACCTGTGATGCTCTTATCATTGCCACAGGGGCGTCTGCCAAGTACTTAGGTATGGAGTCTGAGCAAGCTTTCATGGGTAAGGGTGTGTCTGCATGCGCAACCTGCGACGGCTTTTTTTACCGCAACCAAAAAGTAGCGGTAGTAGGTGGTGGCAACACCGCAGTGGAAGAAGCACTTTATTTATCGAATATCGCTTCAGAAGTGCACGTTATTCACCGCCGCGATACGTTTAGAAGTGAAAAAATTCTAGAACAACGTCTCCGAGATAAAGCCGAGAACGGCAATGTGGTACTGCACCTTAACCGTCAATTAGACGAAGTGCTAGGTGATGAAATGGGCGTTACCCAAATTCGTATTAAAGACAGCCAAGGCGACGCCACGGAAACCCTCGATGTCATGGGCCTATTCATCGCCATTGGTCATAAACCTAATACGGATATCTTTGAAGGCCAGTTAGAAATGAAAGATGGCTATATTGTGGTTAACAGTGGCACTAACGGCAACGCAACACAAACCAGCGTTCCGGGGGTGTTTGCCGCCGGTGATGTCAGTGACCATATTTATCGCCAAGCTATTACCTCCGCCGGTACAGGCTGTATGGCCGCCCTTGATGCCGAAAAATTCCTTGATGGCACAATGCCAGAACAAGGTTAA
- the aat gene encoding leucyl/phenylalanyl-tRNA--protein transferase yields MIALPQLDVDTPFPSVHHALEEPNGLLAFGADLSPQRLFSAYSQGIFPWFSDNEPLLWWSPTPRAIIELDDFVCAKSLRKLARKQRYKVTLNHSFERVIHACATIPRHHPSLDTLSDETWITKDMQEAYCHLHELGLAHSVEVWEGEALVGGLYGVGIGQVYCGESMFHRKSNTSKLAMLALVEHMKANGMAFIDCQLPTEHLTSLGAKAITRETFINKLNQHNDTLTEEGRLSPTYQAQWRKQEITP; encoded by the coding sequence ATGATTGCGCTTCCTCAACTAGATGTAGATACACCGTTTCCTTCTGTTCATCATGCACTTGAAGAGCCTAACGGCTTACTAGCGTTTGGCGCAGACTTAAGCCCTCAGCGCTTATTTTCAGCCTATTCCCAGGGCATTTTCCCTTGGTTTAGTGACAATGAACCCTTGTTGTGGTGGTCTCCCACCCCGCGTGCGATTATCGAACTAGATGATTTTGTATGCGCTAAAAGCCTCCGTAAGTTAGCCAGAAAGCAGCGATATAAAGTCACGCTAAATCATAGCTTTGAGCGCGTCATTCACGCCTGTGCGACCATTCCAAGGCATCACCCTAGCTTAGACACACTCAGTGATGAAACCTGGATAACCAAAGATATGCAAGAGGCGTATTGTCATTTACATGAGTTAGGGCTAGCCCACTCAGTAGAAGTGTGGGAAGGTGAAGCACTAGTAGGTGGCTTGTATGGCGTTGGTATTGGTCAGGTGTATTGTGGTGAGTCTATGTTTCACAGGAAAAGTAATACCTCTAAGCTGGCCATGCTCGCGCTAGTGGAACATATGAAAGCCAACGGCATGGCGTTTATTGACTGCCAGTTACCTACCGAGCATTTAACGTCCTTAGGCGCTAAGGCCATCACTCGGGAAACCTTTATCAACAAACTCAACCAACATAACGATACACTCACGGAAGAAGGCCGCTTAAGCCCTACATATCAAGCGCAGTGGCGTAAACAGGAGATCACACCGTGA
- the sppA gene encoding signal peptide peptidase SppA: MAGKGNWTKSLFTGIWTVLNFSRKLFFNLIFLVFFIGIIVAISSQDNEQLTVNNDSALMLTLKGNLVIEKVSVDPFEQFLQEALGSEPEDPEILVRDVVKVIENAKQDRRIKALVLDLHQLNGGGLDKLRTVAKAIDDFKTSEKPVYAIGNYYTQNQYYLASHADHIYLNPMGSVLLDGYGRYGVYIKELLEKLKVTTHIFRVGTYKSAVEPVMRNDMSEASKEAEKKWLEAYWLQYKEDVANARGISMDNFDETLEALVAKFEQVDGDFAQYAVENKWVDALKTREDVRQELVELVGEDDNPMGVNITSFDTYLSVINAPVPSIPNDLDKIAVVVAKGSIIDGTQQAGTIGGDSTARLLRKARLNDDVKAVVFQIDSPGGSASASEVIRQEVLELQKAGKPVVVSMSTYAASGGYWIAAGADRIFASPSTITGSIGVFGMFMTYEKSLSHLGVHTDGVGTTEMAGFSALRPLPDQFGQIIQYSVENTYSKFLNIVSNGRDLNIDAVDEIAQGRVWIGTDALELGLVDELGSLDDAIASAAEIAELENYDTFYVTRDLSPQELFWKEFFGQAFAVVGKWQFAQSNSALIGEVKRVIKEFDSFAQLNDPMGTYVLCLPCNIN; encoded by the coding sequence ATGGCAGGCAAAGGAAACTGGACGAAATCGTTATTTACCGGGATTTGGACGGTACTTAACTTCTCTAGAAAACTCTTCTTTAACCTTATTTTCTTAGTGTTTTTCATCGGTATTATCGTTGCAATTTCATCACAAGATAATGAGCAACTCACCGTAAACAATGACAGCGCGCTCATGCTTACCCTCAAAGGGAACTTAGTCATTGAAAAAGTTAGCGTTGATCCGTTTGAACAATTTCTTCAAGAAGCACTAGGCTCGGAGCCAGAAGACCCAGAGATTTTAGTAAGAGACGTGGTCAAAGTTATTGAAAATGCCAAACAGGACCGTCGTATAAAGGCGCTTGTGCTTGATTTGCATCAACTTAACGGTGGCGGGTTAGATAAGTTACGCACCGTAGCAAAAGCCATAGACGACTTTAAAACGTCGGAAAAGCCGGTTTATGCCATTGGCAATTACTACACCCAAAACCAATACTATCTCGCATCTCATGCCGACCACATTTATTTAAACCCAATGGGAAGCGTATTGTTAGATGGATACGGCCGCTATGGGGTATACATTAAAGAGTTGTTAGAGAAACTCAAAGTTACCACCCACATTTTCCGCGTAGGCACATACAAATCAGCCGTAGAACCCGTGATGCGTAACGACATGTCAGAGGCATCTAAAGAAGCTGAGAAGAAATGGCTGGAGGCTTATTGGCTTCAGTATAAAGAAGATGTGGCTAACGCTCGCGGCATTTCTATGGACAATTTTGACGAAACCCTAGAGGCCTTAGTCGCCAAGTTTGAACAGGTAGACGGCGATTTTGCGCAGTATGCTGTTGAAAACAAATGGGTAGACGCCCTCAAAACCCGTGAAGATGTGCGTCAGGAGCTTGTTGAGCTTGTTGGAGAAGACGACAACCCTATGGGCGTTAACATTACGTCTTTCGACACCTACCTTAGCGTAATAAATGCACCCGTCCCTTCCATACCTAACGACCTTGACAAAATTGCCGTCGTGGTTGCAAAAGGCAGCATTATTGATGGCACACAGCAAGCAGGTACCATTGGTGGTGACAGTACAGCACGATTACTCCGTAAAGCTCGGCTTAACGACGATGTAAAAGCAGTGGTATTCCAAATAGACTCTCCAGGAGGCAGTGCATCAGCGTCGGAAGTTATTCGTCAAGAAGTGCTTGAATTGCAAAAAGCAGGTAAGCCTGTGGTTGTGTCAATGAGCACGTATGCTGCATCAGGTGGCTATTGGATTGCCGCTGGCGCCGACCGAATATTTGCTAGCCCTAGTACGATTACAGGCTCTATTGGCGTATTTGGTATGTTTATGACGTACGAAAAATCCCTTAGCCACCTTGGTGTGCATACAGATGGTGTGGGTACCACTGAAATGGCAGGTTTTTCTGCGCTACGCCCTCTTCCAGATCAGTTTGGGCAAATTATTCAATACAGTGTAGAAAACACCTATTCTAAGTTTTTGAACATCGTGTCTAACGGCAGAGATTTAAATATTGACGCTGTTGATGAAATTGCCCAAGGTCGCGTTTGGATTGGTACCGATGCACTAGAATTAGGCTTAGTTGACGAATTAGGTTCATTAGATGATGCCATTGCCTCCGCGGCAGAGATTGCAGAGTTAGAAAACTACGACACCTTTTACGTTACCCGCGATTTATCTCCCCAAGAACTGTTTTGGAAAGAGTTCTTCGGTCAAGCTTTCGCGGTGGTAGGAAAGTGGCAATTCGCGCAATCTAACTCAGCACTAATTGGCGAAGTTAAACGAGTTATCAAAGAATTTGATTCCTTTGCACAACTTAATGACCCAATGGGCACCTATGTATTGTGCCTTCCCTGTAACATAAACTAA
- the cspD gene encoding cold shock domain-containing protein CspD, producing MAVGKVKWFNNAKGFGFIVPEDGGEDIFAHYSTIQMEGYRSLKAGQEVTYDVQQGPKGLHAENIGFLEEPER from the coding sequence ATGGCGGTTGGAAAAGTTAAGTGGTTTAACAACGCAAAAGGGTTTGGATTTATTGTTCCCGAGGATGGCGGAGAAGACATCTTCGCGCACTATTCTACAATCCAAATGGAAGGATATCGCTCACTAAAAGCCGGTCAAGAGGTGACCTATGATGTGCAGCAGGGCCCTAAAGGCCTTCACGCTGAGAACATTGGGTTCTTAGAAGAGCCAGAGCGTTAA
- the infA gene encoding translation initiation factor IF-1, whose protein sequence is MAKEDCIEMEGTVLDTLPNTMFRVELENGHVVTAHISGKMRKNYIRILTGDKVTVEMTPYDLTKGRIIYRAR, encoded by the coding sequence ATGGCAAAAGAAGATTGTATTGAAATGGAAGGTACGGTGCTTGATACCCTACCTAATACTATGTTCCGCGTAGAACTAGAAAACGGTCACGTTGTGACAGCACACATTTCTGGAAAAATGCGCAAGAACTATATCCGAATTCTTACTGGCGATAAGGTCACTGTTGAGATGACTCCATACGACTTAACTAAAGGTCGTATTATTTATCGCGCCAGATAA
- the yfbV gene encoding terminus macrodomain insulation protein YfbV — translation MSQSIITLLKDGQQYLETWPVRRELFAHFPECRVVAATKFAVKTMPPAAILACALLLQNMGMQYLPQTIAIGAFFLSLPLQGMLWLGHRSNQYLPPQLNHWYQDIHRKMRAEGCHLASLKSKPKYKELAQLLKTAFDDLDRVFTQQWFR, via the coding sequence ATGTCACAGTCAATAATAACTCTGCTAAAAGATGGTCAGCAGTACCTAGAAACGTGGCCGGTTCGCCGTGAGTTGTTCGCCCATTTCCCAGAGTGTAGGGTGGTCGCTGCAACAAAGTTTGCGGTAAAAACCATGCCGCCAGCAGCTATTTTGGCTTGCGCGTTGTTGCTACAAAACATGGGGATGCAGTATTTACCTCAAACCATTGCTATTGGTGCGTTTTTCTTAAGCTTACCTTTGCAAGGTATGTTGTGGCTTGGGCACCGTTCAAATCAATATTTACCGCCGCAACTCAATCACTGGTATCAAGATATACACCGTAAAATGCGCGCGGAAGGTTGCCATTTAGCATCGCTAAAATCTAAACCCAAATATAAAGAACTTGCTCAGTTGCTGAAGACAGCGTTTGACGATTTAGACCGTGTGTTCACCCAGCAGTGGTTCCGATAA